Proteins from a single region of Megachile rotundata isolate GNS110a chromosome 7, iyMegRotu1, whole genome shotgun sequence:
- the LOC100878948 gene encoding uncharacterized protein LOC100878948, whose protein sequence is MFGLYLLDVFVSQLTLNKEVYIDTGGATLFVKVVFLNFPPTEIKERKRSRNEDDNLFIYKFNNGQSIHFSMSSEELVMKMKRVPLSIGVFNVEDSFPVCYLQTHLSGCACDLGSQRIENPSSFKFRGPFELRDSGHSFAGEVDLDITISNLGRCLLTYTALAPNCFFFKTEPEGPEYKCNFKESSKKSTGMLGSYASNLANNGNQKMKGDTRSPGISIKDIAGISPVANRLAEGSPPPKPPRVPLEDPSTKRKSKKKKRKKR, encoded by the exons ATGTTCGGATTGTATCTTTTAGACGTTTTCGTATCACAATTAACTTTAAATAAAGAGGTGTACATCGATACCGGCGGAGCAACGCTTTTCGTGAAAGTTGTCTTTCTTAATTTTCCGCCAACAGAAATTAAGGAACGCAAACGATCTCGCAATGAAGACGACAATCTtttcatttacaaattcaataatGGCCAGTCTATTCATTTCTCGATGTCTTCTGAGGAATTGGTCATGAAGATGAAGAGAGTTCCGTTATCAATTGGAGTTTTCAATGTGGAGGACAGTTTTCCTGTCTGTTATCTTCAAACGCATCTCAGCGGATGTGCTTGCGACTTA gGTTCCCAACGTATTGAAAATCCATCGTCTTTTAAGTTTAGAGGACCATTTGAACTCAGAGATTCTGGACACAGTTTCGCCGGCGAGGTAGATCTTGAtataacaatttcaaatttaggaag ATGCTTGTTAACATATACCGCTCTCGCGCCCAACTGCTTCTTCTTCAAAACCGAGCCCGAGGGGCCCGAGTATAAATGCAACTTTAAAGAGTCGTCGAAGAAATCGACAGGAATGCTGGGATCATACGCGAGTAATTTAGCAAATAACGGAAATCAGAAGATGAAAGGTGATACCCGTTCACCGGGAATTTCGATCAAAGATATCGCTGGAATTTCTCCGGTGGCTAATCGTCTTGCCGAAGGTAGTCCACCTCCTAAGCCTCCACGTGTTCCCTTGGAAGATCCCTCGACAAAAAGAAaatcaaagaaaaagaaaagaaagaaaagataa